Proteins encoded together in one Vulcanisaeta thermophila window:
- the pyrF gene encoding orotidine-5'-phosphate decarboxylase, translating to MIIKRAGLILALDHEGTIKEQAQLINQLRDYIDAVKLGWYQILNHGPTGITELVREEPGYYIMDIKLGDVAHINQYVVRKLSQMKINAVIIHAITGRENLEKTIETAHREGMDTYLLISMTTGGELYDKNLEYNVKMGMELGVTGFVVPATKPWVIRRVREATGPRHQLISPGIGAQGGKPGCAIANGADFEIVGRAITQSQNPREEAARILKQIKNPEC from the coding sequence ATGATAATAAAGAGGGCAGGCTTAATCCTAGCCCTAGACCATGAGGGCACAATTAAAGAGCAGGCACAATTAATAAACCAGTTAAGGGACTACATAGACGCAGTAAAACTGGGCTGGTACCAAATACTGAACCACGGACCCACGGGAATAACAGAGCTAGTGAGGGAGGAGCCGGGGTACTACATAATGGATATAAAACTGGGTGACGTGGCGCACATAAACCAGTACGTAGTAAGGAAACTAAGCCAAATGAAAATAAACGCAGTAATAATACACGCAATAACAGGCAGGGAAAACCTAGAAAAAACCATAGAAACAGCGCACAGGGAGGGCATGGACACGTACCTACTCATATCCATGACAACAGGAGGGGAACTCTACGACAAAAACCTGGAATACAACGTGAAAATGGGCATGGAACTGGGAGTCACGGGGTTCGTGGTACCAGCCACAAAACCCTGGGTAATAAGGAGGGTTAGGGAGGCCACGGGGCCCAGGCACCAATTAATATCACCGGGAATTGGGGCCCAGGGAGGGAAACCAGGCTGCGCCATAGCAAACGGCGCAGACTTCGAAATAGTGGGCAGGGCAATAACACAAAGCCAAAACCCCAGGGAAGAAGCAGCAAGAATTTTAAAGCAAATAAAAAACCCAGAATGCTAA
- a CDS encoding APC family permease has translation MAWALGCVFLLFVAISFAEIGGILPKSGAIVRYPQVPYVWAPVFLALPTTGMVFAYLGFRQGIEYGGETKNPQRDLPLGTIMGFLIAMAIYVLLQVAFIGAIDWGKIGLKPGDWADLTSTALSSGPFYEIMKVSGIPILMAFAIILLIDAIVSPSGTGWIYIGTTTRTFYGMAADGHLPSWFLTLNRWKIPKWSAIASLIIGALFLIPYPAWIYIATFISTTTVITYTVVGSSMLVLRKTAPHAPRPFKLGNYTTAAIVGGLAFIFAYLIPYWSGFTSMWGVAALILAGLPLFYMYTASNRFGVKRSNAAILGVIYWVILGLATWFLIYQPIIVPYNSIGPLPLSMKYITPFIEYVVLMLAVTIAFAMIVRHWANEEGKQHIDSGWWAVAMIFSVLILDFVGPISIWKTPPLPFPWDTVTAAIAALGLFIWSVFSGIPTKDLEIVLRDMGIQPPSSCTSK, from the coding sequence GTGGCCTGGGCCCTGGGCTGTGTATTCCTACTATTCGTAGCCATAAGCTTCGCAGAAATAGGAGGCATACTACCCAAGTCAGGCGCGATCGTGAGGTACCCGCAGGTACCCTATGTATGGGCACCAGTATTCCTAGCCCTACCAACCACGGGGATGGTCTTCGCATACCTAGGCTTCAGGCAGGGCATTGAGTATGGGGGAGAGACCAAGAACCCACAGAGGGACCTACCACTGGGTACGATAATGGGCTTCCTAATAGCCATGGCAATCTACGTATTACTACAGGTAGCCTTCATAGGAGCCATAGACTGGGGCAAGATAGGACTAAAACCAGGCGATTGGGCAGACCTAACATCCACAGCACTAAGCAGCGGGCCATTCTACGAAATCATGAAGGTGAGCGGCATACCAATACTAATGGCATTCGCAATAATACTCCTAATAGACGCCATAGTATCCCCATCAGGGACAGGGTGGATATACATAGGGACAACAACAAGGACGTTCTACGGAATGGCGGCTGACGGGCACCTACCCAGCTGGTTCCTAACACTTAACCGCTGGAAAATACCCAAGTGGTCCGCAATAGCCTCACTAATAATCGGAGCCCTATTCCTAATACCATACCCAGCGTGGATTTACATAGCAACCTTCATATCCACAACCACAGTAATAACATACACCGTGGTGGGCTCCTCAATGCTGGTACTCAGGAAAACAGCACCCCACGCACCAAGACCCTTCAAACTGGGCAACTACACCACAGCAGCCATAGTGGGTGGCCTGGCATTCATATTCGCATACCTAATACCCTACTGGTCAGGCTTCACGAGCATGTGGGGAGTGGCGGCACTAATCCTGGCGGGACTACCACTATTCTACATGTACACAGCAAGCAATAGATTCGGCGTAAAGAGATCCAACGCAGCAATACTCGGCGTCATCTACTGGGTAATCCTGGGCCTGGCCACGTGGTTCCTAATATACCAACCAATAATAGTACCCTACAACAGCATAGGCCCACTACCACTATCCATGAAGTACATAACACCCTTCATAGAGTACGTAGTACTAATGCTGGCGGTAACCATAGCATTCGCCATGATCGTGAGGCACTGGGCCAATGAGGAGGGCAAGCAACACATAGACTCAGGCTGGTGGGCAGTGGCCATGATATTCTCAGTACTCATCCTAGACTTTGTGGGGCCCATCAGCATATGGAAAACACCACCACTACCCTTCCCATGGGATACCGTGACCGCGGCCATAGCGGCCCTGGGGCTCTTCATATGGTCCGTATTCAGTGGCATACCCACGAAGGACCTAGAGATAGTGCTAAGGGACATGGGAATACAACCACCAAGCAGCTGCACAAGCAAGTGA